In Musa acuminata AAA Group cultivar baxijiao chromosome BXJ3-9, Cavendish_Baxijiao_AAA, whole genome shotgun sequence, a single genomic region encodes these proteins:
- the LOC135648934 gene encoding cocosin 1-like, translated as MNVHRYSRVSQCKIEKLSTLELTRRVPSEAGYTEYFDQYNEQLQCVGVSACRHTIQPRGLLLPSFSSAPRLVYIVQGRGIIGTVFPGCPETFQSFQQTEQQWEQVAGGCQRFRDEHQRIHYFREGDIIALPAGVSYWGYNNGEVAVVAITTFDTISSANQLDRQHREFLLAGRERLVEQGSQIEVRLQQIKGNNLLSGFELDPLAEALGVDRELVRKIQNPDDRRGEIVLVTSGLQVLQASRQSEQLVREREVRQECQEGRGCQSNVLEAFCTMKVRQNIGDPLRADYFNPRAGRITTLNSQKLPILRFVQMSAVRALLRPNAIVSPHWNVNAHSIVYALRGCSRVQVVGHRGQTVFIGELRQGQLLVVPQYYAVTIQAQRESFEWVSIKTNDNAIVNHFVGKTSAFRGMPVEVLMNSYRISREEAMQLKFNRGNELALFASKIEREAIRTSV; from the exons ATGAATGTGCATCGCTACAGCCGCGTGAGCCAATGCAAAATCGAGAAGCTAAGCACCCTTGAGCTCACCCGACGTGTGCCCTCGGAAGCTGGCTACACAGAGTACTTTGACCAGTACAATGAGCAGCTCCAGTGTGTGGGCGTGTCTGCATGTCGTCATACCATCCAACCGAGAGGCCTTCTCCTGCCATCCTTTTCCAGTGCACCACGCCTCGTCTATATTGTGCAAG GAAGGGGAATCATTGGAACAGTGTTCCCTGGTTGCCCAGAGACGTTCCAATCCTTCCAGCAAACCGAACAACAATGGGAGCAGGTGGCAGGCGGATGTCAGAGGTTCCGAGACGAGCACCAGAGGATCCACTACTTCCGTGAGGGAGACATCATCGCGTTGCCCGCTGGAGTTTCTTATTGGGGCTACAACAATGGCGAAGTAGCTGTCGTCGCGATTACCACCTTCGACACAATCAGCAGCGCCAATCAATTGGATCGCCAGCATAGG GAATTTCTACTTGCTGGGAGGGAGAGACTAGTCGAGCAAGGTTCCCAAATAGAAGTGAGATTACAGCAGATAAAGGGGAACAACCTGCTCAGCGGTTTCGAGCTTGATCCACTAGCAGAGGCACTCGGTGTCGATAGGGAATTGGTGAGAAAAATCCAGAATCCCGACGACAGGAGGGGTGAGATAGTCCTTGTCACGAGTGGGCTTCAGGTGCTACAAGCATCACGGCAGAGTGAGCAGCTGGTACGAGAAAGAGAGGTGAGACAAGAATGCCAAGAGGGAAGGGGATGTCAATCTAATGTATTAGAGGCTTTCTGCACCATGAAGGTAAGGCAGAACATTGGAGACCCCTTGCGTGCTGACTACTTCAATCCGCGCGCTGGAAGGATCACCACCCTCAACAGCCAGAAGCTCCCAATTCTAAGATTCGTTCAGATGAGTGCCGTGAGGGCACTTCTCCGCCCG AATGCCATAGTGTCGCCACATTGGAATGTCAATGCTCACAGCATCGTGTACGCCTTGAGGGGATGTAGCCGGGTGCAGGTGGTGGGTCACCGAGGCCAAACAGTATTCATCGGCGAACTCCGTCAGGGTCAACTACTGGTAGTTCCGCAGTACTACGCGGTGACGATTCAGGCACAACGTGAGAGCTTCGAATGGGTCTCCATCAAGACCAACGACAACGCCATAGTCAACCATTTCGTGGGGAAGACATCGGCTTTCCGTGGCATGCCGGTGGAGGTGTTGATGAACTCATACCGCATCTCTAGAGAAGAGGCCATGCAGCTAAAGTTTAACCGTGGAAATGAATTGGCCCTCTTCGCTTCCAAGATCGAGAGGGAAGCGATCAGGACTTCGGTGTAA
- the LOC135650016 gene encoding cocosin 1-like, which yields MAASTSILLSFSLCLLLFCHISRAQLGLGQQGAGEPWVSARRYSRVSQCRIEKLSTLELTRRVPSEAGYTEYFDQYNEQLQCVGVAACRRTIQPRGLLLPSFSSAPRLVYIVQGRGIIGTVFPGCPETFQSFQQTEQQWEQTAGGCQRFRDEHQRIHYVREGDIIALPAGVSYWGYNNGEVAVVAITTFDTSSSANQLDRQHREFLLAGRERLVEQGSQIEVRLQQIKGNSLLSGFELDPLAEALGVDRELVRKIQNPDDRRGEIVLVTSGLQVLRASRQSEQLVREREVRQECQEGRGCQSNVLEAFCTMKIRQNIGDPLRADYFNPRAGRISTLNSQKLPILRFVQMSAVRGLLRPNAIRSPHWNVNAHSIVYALRGYSRVQVVGHRGQTVFVGEFRQGQLLVVPQYYAMMFQAQRESFEWVSIKTNDNAMVNHFVGKTSALRGMPVEVLMNSYCISREEAMQLKFNRGNELALFTSKIEREAIRTSA from the exons ATGGCCGCCTCCACCTccattctcctctctttctctctttgcttGCTCCTCTTCTGCCACATCTCTCGAGCCCAGCTTGGACTCGGCCAGCAGGGAGCAGGTGAACCATGGGTGAGTGCGCGTCGCTACAGCCGCGTGAGCCAATGCAGAATCGAGAAGCTAAGCACCCTTGAGCTCACCCGACGTGTGCCCTCGGAAGCTGGCTACACAGAGTACTTCGACCAGTACAATGAGCAGCTCCAGTGTGTGGGCGTGGCTGCATGTCGTCGTACCATCCAACCGAGAGGCCTTCTCCTGCCATCCTTTTCCAGTGCACCACGCCTCGTCTATATTGTGCAAG GAAGGGGAATCATCGGAACAGTGTTCCCTGGATGCCCAGAGACGTTCCAATCCTTCCAGCAAACCGAACAACAATGGGAGCAGACGGCAGGAGGATGTCAGAGGTTCCGAGACGAGCACCAGAGGATCCACTACGTCCGTGAGGGAGACATCATCGCGTTGCCCGCTGGAGTTTCTTATTGGGGTTACAACAATGGCGAAGTAGCTGTCGTCGCGATTACCACCTTCGACACAAGCAGCAGTGCCAATCAATTGGATCGCCAGCATAGG GAATTTCTACTTGCTGGGAGGGAGAGACTAGTCGAGCAAGGTTCCCAAATAGAAGTGAGATTACAGCAGATAAAGGGGAACAGCCTGCTCAGCGGTTTTGAGCTCGATCCACTGGCAGAGGCACTCGGTGTCGATAGGGAATTGGTGAGAAAAATCCAGAATCCCGACGACAGGAGGGGTGAGATAGTCCTTGTCACGAGTGGGCTTCAGGTGCTACGAGCATCACGGCAGAGTGAGCAGCTGGTACGAGAAAGAGAGGTGAGACAAGAATGCCAAGAGGGAAGGGGATGTCAATCTAATGTATTAGAGGCTTTCTGCACCATGAAGATAAGGCAGAACATTGGAGACCCCTTGCGTGCTGACTACTTCAATCCACGCGCCGGAAGGATCAGCACCCTCAACAGTCAGAAGCTCCCCATTCTAAGATTCGTCCAAATGAGTGCTGTAAGGGGACTCCTCCGCCCG AATGCCATCAGATCACCGCACTGGAATGTCAATGCTCACAGCATCGTGTACGCCTTGAGGGGATACAGTCGGGTGCAAGTGGTGGGACATCGAGGTCAGACCGTATTCGTTGGAGAGTTCCGTCAGGGTCAACTACTAGTCGTTCCACAGTACTATGCTATGATGTTCCAAGCGCAACGCGAGAGCTTCGAATGGGTCTCCATCAAGACCAACGACAATGCCATGGTCAACCATTTCGTGGGGAAGACGTCGGCTCTCCGTGGCATGCCGGTGGAGGTGCTGATGAACTCGTACTGCATCTCTAGAGAGGAGGCCATGCAGCTGAAGTTTAACCGTGGAAATGAATTGGCCCTCTTCACTTCTAAGATCGAGAGGGAAGCGATCAGAACTTCGGCGTAA